In a single window of the Acyrthosiphon pisum isolate AL4f chromosome X, pea_aphid_22Mar2018_4r6ur, whole genome shotgun sequence genome:
- the LOC100572331 gene encoding peroxidase-like: MDQLVRGLSTQNTQKIDMLFTQTLTNYLYSVHPNHVFGMDIVSLDIQRSRDHGIPSYTEFRKYCRLKAIRSVKDLSKIMVEGATDKLLKQYKHWRDIELLVGALFEKHEDDSMVGPTMRCIIREQFIRTRMADRYFYDLPNIFNEYQLTEIRKVTLARIFCDNSNNVTMMQEKVFLIPTMADLQLCNSQLIPKININHWSEMVDTFQK; encoded by the exons ATGGATCAGCTTGTCAGAGGGCTATCTACGCAGAATACACAAAAAATCGATATGCTATTTACTCAAACG ctTACAAATTACTTATACAGTGTTCATCCAAACCACGTGTTTGGAATGGACATTGTCAGCTTGGATATACAACGAAGCCGCGATCATGGTATACCAAGCTACAcagaatttagaaaatattgtcGACTAAAAGCTATAAGAAGTGTAAAAGATTTATCCAAGATCATGGTTGAAGGT gcaaCTGATAAACTATTGAAGCAATATAAACATTGGAGAGATATAGAGCTATTGGTAGGTGCTTTGTTTGAAAAACACGAAGACGACTCAATGGTTGGCCCAACGATGAGATGTATTATTAGAGAACAGTTTATAAGAACTAGAATGGCAGATagatatttttacgatttaccaaatatattcaatgaat atcaACTGACAGAAATCAGAAAAGTGACGCTTGCCAGAATCTTTTGTGATAACAGCAATAATGTCACAATGATGCaggaaaaagtatttttgataCCTACAATGGCTGATTTGCAACTCTGTAATTCCCAATTAATTCCTAAAATCAACATCAATCACTGGTCAGAAATGGTcgatacatttcaaaaataa
- the LOC103308264 gene encoding peroxidase-like translates to MNTSVSIRLWICMLVFLSSCYRGQTDFYFKDGLMINKTDWYLHLKTKDLDDYIQTVVNRSKEREYWVTYLRNNLNMDIGTPEHGLLIDSQLSEELYSVYWHAEIFSETSSKIRHRERNTGGGQCAIDLSKVKLDKTSLGKICLSMYYNKTACVGMNLKYRSPDGSCNNLKRSYSGKASTAYKRLLFNNYRDSFIEVSEDSFSSYRPSPRRLSVEFVKDEHSSDDFKTMAMAYWTIFVGHDLSHTAISRMMNSYNSVSCCNENRKELSPGNIYHELCLQVVIPDEDPFFRNNIRCMNYARSVPAMRSDCTFGPKEQMNQATHYLDGSMIYGSSAKRTWALRTNLEGQLLTSMGCDNKSNGDSLQPQYMPVEETVSNACQYGRGTCYRAGDIRANALPQLTVMHTLWMREHNRLAKLLSHVNPHWDDERIFQEARKIVSASIQHITYAEWLPALLGENYIRRDRLELPTKGYSNAYNETTDPSVSNSFATAVLPFANSMVSDTISLYTEDRVINANLSLKEHYNRPTGVLLNYMDQLVRGLSTQNTQKIDMLFTQTLTNYLYSVHPNHVFGMDIVSLDIQRTRDHGIPSYTEFRKYCRLNQSRH, encoded by the exons ATGAATACCTCGGTATCTATACGTTTGTGGATTTGTATGTTGGTATTCTTATCATCATGTTACAGAGGTCAAACTGATTTCTATTTTAAAG ATGGTTTGATGATAAACAAAACTGACTGGTACCTTCATCTAAAAACCAAAGACTTAGATGATTATATTCAAACAGTTGTCAACCGTTCTAAAGAACGTGAATATTGGGTTACGTATcttcgaaataatttaaatatggatATTGGAACCCCTGAGCATGGACTATTGATCGATTCTCAGCTTTCCGAAGAACTGTATTCAGTATATTGGCATGCTGAAATTTTTTCTGAAACTTCCTCCAAAATACGCCACAGAGAACGTAacac TGGTGGAGGACAATGTGCCATAGACTTATCGAAAGTGAAACTAGACAAGACATCTTTGGGTAAGATTTGTTTGTCCATGTATTACAACAAGACAGCATGCGTCGGGATGAACTTAAAGTATCGTAGTCCTGATGGTTCTTGTAACAACTTGAAACGTTCCTACTCGGGAAAAGCATCCACTGCCTATAAACGCTTGCTGTTTAATAACTATAGGGATAGTTTTAttg AAGTTTCCGAAGATTCTTTTTCGTCTTACAGACCCAGTCCTAGAAGGCTGAGCGTTGAATTTGTCAAAGACGAGCACTCATCAGATGACTTCAAAACGATGGCAATGGCGTACTGGACGATTTTTGTAGGCCATGATCTATCTCACACAGCAATTTCTAGAATGA TGAATAGTTATAATTCTGTGAGCTGTTGTAATGAAAACCGAAAGGAGCTCAGTCCTGGAAACATATACCACGAGTTGTGCTTGCAAGTTGTGATACCGGATGAAGATCCATTCTTCAGAAACAATATTCGTTGTATGAACTACGCGCGTTCGGTGCCAGCTATGCGTTCCGATTGTACTTTTGGACCCAAGGAACAA ATGAACCAAGCTACTCATTATTTAGATGGGTCGATGATATACGGTTCGTCGGCGAAACGGACGTGGGCGTTGAGGACCAACTTGGAGGGCCAACTATTGACAAGCATGGGCTGCGATAACAAGAGCAATGGTGACTCGTTACAGCCGCAGTATATGCCGGTGGAAGAAACTGTATCAAACGCCTGTCAGTATGGTAGGGGCACATGTTATAGAGCTGGTGACATCCGGGCAAATGCTCTTCCCCAACTGACGGTGATGCACACATTGTGGATGAGGGAACACAACCGGTTGGCCAAACTACTGTCCCACGTCAACCCTCACTGGGACGACGAACGTATCTTTCAGGAGGCCAGGAAAATCGTTTCGGCATCTATTCAGCACATCACTTACGCTGAGTGGCTGCCAGCGCTGCTCGGGGAAAACTACATCAGGCGGGACCGGCTTGAACTGCCGACAAAAGGCTATAGTAACGCGTACAACGAGACCACCGACCCAAGCGTCAGCAACAGCTTTGCGACCGCAGTATTACCGTTCGCTAATTCCATGGTTAGTGATACCATAAG tttataTACGGAAGACCGAGTGATCAACGCAAACCTTTCACTAAAGGAACATTACAACCGACCAACTGGTGTACTATTAAATTACATGGATCAGCTTGTCAGAGGGCTATCTACGCAGAATACACAAAAAATCGATATGCTATTTACTCAAACG CTTACAAATTACTTATACAGTGTTCATCCAAACCACGTGTTTGGAATGGACATTGTCAGCTTGGATATACAACGAACCCGCGATCATGGTATACCAAGCTACAcagaatttagaaaatattgtcGACTAAA TCAAAGCAGGCATTAA